Proteins encoded within one genomic window of Acomys russatus chromosome 5, mAcoRus1.1, whole genome shotgun sequence:
- the Ins gene encoding insulin, translated as MAVWMRFLPLLALLILWEPNPAQAFVNQHLCGSHLVEALYLVCGERGFFYTPKSRRGLEDPQVGQLELGGGPGAGDLQALALEVARQKRGIVDQCCTSICSLYQLENYCN; from the exons ATGGCCGTGTGGATGCGCTTTCTGCCCCTGTTGGCCCTGCTCATCCTCTGGGAGCCCAACCCTGCCCAGGCTTTTGTCAACCAGCACCTTTGTGGTTCCCACCTGGTAGAAGCTCTCTACCTGGTGTGTGGGGAACGTGGTTTCTTCTACACACCCAAGTCCCGCCGCGGTTTGGAGGACCCACAAG TGGGACAACTGGAGCTGGGCGGGGGCCCTGGAGCAGGTGACCTTCAGGCCTTGGCCCTGGAGGTGGCCCGGCAGAAGCGCGGCATTGTGGATCAGTGCTGCACCAGCATCTGTTCCCTCTACCAGCTGGAGAACTACTGCAACTAG